The following proteins are encoded in a genomic region of Bradyrhizobium sp. SK17:
- the queC gene encoding 7-cyano-7-deazaguanine synthase QueC, whose translation MTHQNNSETALVLFSGGQDSTTCLAWALDRFARVEMLGFTYGQRHAIELDCRDRLLDGIRSVRPDWAAKLGGSHTLAIPTLSEISDTALTRDVAIEMGADGLPNTFVPGRNLVFLTFAAALAYRRGIRHIIGGMCETDYSGYPDCRDETIKALRSALNLGMAKDFELHTPLMWLDKAATWRLAHELGGAGLVDLIREHSHTCYLGERGAQHEWGYGCGECPACSLRAKGWREYVAQGGGADR comes from the coding sequence ATGACCCATCAGAACAATTCCGAGACGGCGCTGGTGCTGTTTTCCGGCGGCCAGGATTCCACCACCTGCCTTGCCTGGGCGTTGGACCGCTTCGCGCGCGTCGAAATGCTCGGCTTCACCTATGGCCAGCGCCATGCGATCGAGCTCGACTGCCGCGACCGCCTGCTGGACGGTATCAGGTCTGTACGGCCGGATTGGGCGGCAAAACTCGGCGGCAGCCACACGCTCGCGATCCCGACGCTGTCGGAGATATCCGATACCGCGCTGACCCGCGACGTCGCCATCGAAATGGGCGCGGATGGTCTGCCCAACACCTTCGTGCCCGGCCGCAATCTGGTGTTCCTGACCTTCGCCGCGGCGCTGGCCTACCGGCGCGGCATCCGCCACATCATCGGCGGCATGTGCGAGACCGACTATTCCGGCTATCCGGACTGCCGCGACGAGACCATCAAGGCGCTGCGATCGGCGCTCAACCTCGGCATGGCCAAAGACTTCGAGCTGCACACGCCGCTGATGTGGCTCGACAAGGCCGCGACCTGGCGGCTGGCGCACGAACTCGGCGGGGCAGGGCTGGTCGATCTGATCCGAGAACACTCCCACACCTGCTACCTCGGCGAACGCGGCGCGCAGCATGAGTGGGGCTATGGCTGCGGCGAATGCCCGGCCTGTAGCCTGCGGGCGAAAGGCTGGCGGGAGTATGTCGCACAGGGC